Within Micromonospora narathiwatensis, the genomic segment GACGACATGGGCCTGGGCGCGCTGGAGGCGATCAGCGCCGCGGGCAAGGTGCCGGGCAAGGACATCACCATCATCACCGTCGACGCGGTGAAGGACGGCATGCAGGCCCTGGCCGACGGGAAGTTCAACTTCATCGCCGAGTGCAGCCCCCTGCTCGGCCCCCAGCTGATGGACCTGGCGAAGAAGGTCCACGCCGGTGAGACGGTGCCGACCCGGATCGAGACCGAGGAGACCACCTTCACGCAGGAACAGGCCAAGGAGGCCCTGCCGAACCGCAAGTACTGACGAGCCGGGCACCCGCACTCGCCACGCGTCCACGCCGTGAGTGCTCGCCGGCACGACGAGCGGGCCGGCGGTGTGTCGACCACACCGCCGGCCCGGGGCACTCTCCCGCTCCGTGAGCCGACGGGCCGGGACCGTCGCGCACGGTGGCGGTGGCCGCGCACCTGACGACAATCACGAAAGGTCTGGTGGGATGTCGGACAGGCATCCGGTCCTGACGATGACCGCGATCAGCAAGTTCTTCCCCGGGGTTCGCGCCCTCGACGGTGTCGACTTCCGGATGTTCCCCGGCGAGGTGCACGCCCTGATGGGCGAGAACGGCGCCGGCAAGTCCACCTTGATCAAGGTGTTGACCGGGGTGTACGGCAGCGACGCCGGCACCGTCACGCTCGACGGCGCCCCGGTCTCCTTCACCGGCCCCATGCAGGCCGCCGCGGCCGGGGTGAGCACCGTCTACCAGGAGGTGAACCTCTGCCCGAACCTCTCCGTGGCGGAGAACATCTTCATCGGGCGTCAGCCGCGACGGTTCGGGACGGTGAACTGGCGCGAGATGCGCCGCCGCGCGAAGGCCCTGCTGGCCCGCCTCGACCTGCACATCGACGTCACCGAACTGCTGGGCGGTTACTCGCTGGCCGTACAGCAGATGGTGGCGATCGCGCGCGCGGTCGACGTACGCGCCCGGGTGCTGATCCTCGACGAGCCCACGTCCAGCCTGGACGCCGACGAGGTCGCGCAACTGATGCGCATCATGCGTCAGCTACGCGACGAGGGCATCGCCATCCTCTTCGTCACCCACTTTCTCGACCAGGTGTACGGGATCGCCGACCGCGTCACCGTACTGCGCAACGGACGCCTCGTCGGCGAGTACCCGATCGCGGAGCTGCCGCAGTTCGCCCTGGTGGAGAAGATGATCGGCAAGGAACTCGACACCCTGGAACGTCTCGACGAGCAGGCCGGGCGGGACCTGGCGGCCGTCGAGACGGGCACGCCGGTCGTCGAGGCGACCGGGCTTGCCCGGACCGGCTCCGTGGCGCCGTTCAGCCTCACCATCCACGAGGGTGAGGTGGTCGGCATGGCCGGGCTGCTGGGATCGGGGCGCTCCGAGGTCGCCCGGTTGCTGTTCGGCGCCGACCGGGCCGACCGGGGCCAGCTCGCCGTGGACGGCCGGCCGGTCACCATCCGGGGGCCGGTCGCCGCCATCGACCGGAACATCGCGTTCTGCTCGGAGAACCGACGCACCGAGGGCCTGGTGGGCGACCTGTCGGTGCGGGAGAACGTCATCCTGGCGATGCAGGCGGCCCGCGGGTGGCTGCGGCCGGTGCCCCGGCGCCGCCAGGACGAGCTGGTCCGGCGCTACATCGACGCGCTGAGCATCCGTCCGAGCGACCCGGACATGCCGGTGCGCAACCTCTCCGGCGGCAACCAGCAGAAGGTCCTGCTCGCCCGGTGGCTGATCACCGAGCCACGGCTGCTCATCCTGGACGAGCCGACCCGTGGCATCGACATCGGCGCGAAGGCCGAGATCCAGCGCCTGGTGGTGCAGCTCTCCGACGACGGGATGGCGGTGCTGTTCATCTCCGCCGAGTTGGAGGAGGTGCTACGGCTCAGCCACAAGGTCGCCGTGATGCGCGACCGGCAGCTGGTCACCCAACTGGCCAACGACGACAGCCTCGACGCCGAACGCGTCATGCGCGTCATCGCCAGCGGAGCGGAGCAGAAGGGGCGGGACCAGGCATGACCACCTGGAGAACACGCCTGTCAGGCGTCACCGGTCACCGACTGTTCTGGCCGGTCGTGGTGCTCGTGGCGTTGCTGGTGGCGAACACGGCCTACCGGCCGAGCTTCCTCGCCGTCGAGGTCAAGGACGGACACCTGTACGGCAGCCTGATCGACATCGTCCGGCTCAGCGCCCCGCTGATCCTGGTCGCCCTGGGCATGACCCTGGTGATCGCCACCGGCGGGATCGACCTGTCCGTGGGGTCGGTGGTGGCCGTGAGCGGCGCGGTGGCCTGCCTCTACATCAGTCGCCAGCCGGACCAGAGCGACCTCGGCGGCGTACTGACCGCCCTGGCCCTCGCGTGCGGGGTGGCGCTGCTCCTCGGCGCCTGGAACGGGGTGCTGGTCGCCGTGATCGGCATCCAGCCGATCATCGCCACCCTGATCCTGATGGTCGCCGGACGCGGCCTGGCCCAGTTGATCACTTCCGGTCAGATCATCACCATCAACAGCGGTCCCTATCGGATGATCGGGCTCGGCCACCTGTTCACCCTGCCGTTCGCGATCATCATCGCCCTGTTGGTGACCCTGACCGTGGCGGTGCTGACCCGCCGTACCGCGCTCGGGATGACCATCGAGGCGGTCGGCGGCAACGCCGAGGCCAGCCGGCTGGCGGGCATCCGCGCGCGGCGCGTCAAACTGCTCGCGTACGTGGTGAGCGCCGTCTGCGCCGCCGTGGCCGGGTTCATGATGACCGCGAACGTGTCCAGCGCCGACGGCAACTCGGCCGGGCTGTGGGTCGAACTCGACGCGATCCTCGCCGTGGTCATCGGCGGCACGTCACTGGCCGGGGGTCGTTTCCACCTCGGCGGCACCGTGGTCGGCGCGCTGCTCATCCAGACCCTGACCACCTCCGTGTACGCGATGAACATCGACCCGCAGACCTCCCTGCTGTTCAAGGCGATGGTGGTGATCGCGGTCTGCCTCATCCAGGCGCCGGCGTTCCGCGCCAGGTTCCGCCGCCGGCGGGTACGCGGAGCGCCACCGTCGGCCGCGGCGGCCCAGGAGAAGGAGCAGGTGGCAGCCTGATGAGTACGACGCAACTGACCACGCGGCTGACCCGACCGGCGTGGTTGCGGCTGCCTCGGCGGCAGGTCCCGGTGCTGGTCAGCCTCGGCCTGCTGCTGGTCATGTACGGCATCGGCGTCTCGCAGTACCGCGCCTTCTCCAACGTCCAGGTCATCTTCAACGTCTTCATCGACAACGGCTTCCTGCTCGTCGTCGCGGTCGGCATGACCTTCGTGATCCTGACCGGCGGCATCGACCTGTCGGTCGGCTCGGTGGTGGCGATGACCGCGATGGTGTCGGCCGCCCTGCTGCGCGACGGCCTTCCGCCCGCCTTGGTGCTGCTGATCGCGCTGCTGATCGGTCCGACGCTCGGGTTCGTGATGGGCTGCGTCATCCACTTCTTCGAGATCCAACCGTTCATCGTCACCCTGGCCGGCATGTTCTTCGCCCGCGGCCTGTGCACCTGGATCAGTTCGGTCTCCATTCCCATCTCCGACGGCTTCTGGACCGACGCCGCGCAACAACGGATCAGGATCGGCGACAACTTCGTGACCGTCAGCGTCCTCATCACGGTCGCGGTGGTCGCCGTGGCCGCGTACACGCTGGCCTACACCCGGCTGGGCCGCAACGTGTACGCGATCGGCGGCAACCCGCAGTCGGCCCTGTTGATGGGCCTGCCGGTCGGTCGTACCCGGATCGCCGTCTACACGATCAGCGGGCTCTGCTCGGCGATCGGGGGCATCCTGCTGTCGTTCTACACCCTGTCGGGGGCCCCGCTGATCGCCGTGGGCATGGAACTGGACGCGATCGCCGCGGTGGTCATCGGCGGCACCCTGCTCACCGGCGGGTCCGGCTACGTGCTGGGCACCATGCTGGGTGTGCTGGTGCTCGGCGTCATCCAGACACTGATCACCTTCGACGGCACGCTCAACTCGTGGTGGACCAAGATCGTGATCGGCGGCCTGCTATTCGCGTTCATCCTCCTCCAGCGCCTCATCGCCATCCGCAAGAAGTAACCCCGACCCGTTCATCGGAAGGCACCCCATGACTAGCCCAGCCCCGGCCGCGGAGGTCTGGTTCCTGACCGGCAGCCAGAGCCTCTACGGCCCGGAGACCCTGCGTCAGGTGGCCGCTCAGTCCCAGCAGATCGCCGCGCGGCTCGACGCCGACCCGGCCATTCCCGCCCGGGTGGTCTGGAAGCCCGTACTCACCTCCAGCGCCGAGATCCTGGCCGTCTGCCGCGACGCCGCCGCGCAGGGGGTCGTGGGGGTCATCGCGTGGATGCACACCTTCTCGCCGGCGAAGATGTGGATCGCCGGCCTGGACGCGCTGCGCACCCCGCTGCTGCACCTGCACACGCAGGCGAACGTGGCGCTGCCGTGGTCCGAGATCGACATGGACTTCATGAACCTCAACCAGGCCGCCCACGGCGACCGGGAGTTCGGGTACGCGCAGACCCGCCTCGGGGTGGCCCGCAAGACGGTGGCCGGGCACGTCAGCAGCCCGCGGGTCACCGCCCGGATCGCGGCGTGGACCCGGGCCGCGACCGGGTACGCGACGATGCGTTCGCTGCGGCTGGTCCGCTTCGGCGACAACATGCGCGACGTGGCCGTGACCGAGGGCGACAAGGTCGAGGCAGAGCTGAGGTTCGGCGTCTCCGTCAACACGTACGGGGTGAACGACCTGGTGCACGCCGTCGACGCCGTCCCCGACCCGAGAATCGACGAACTGGTCGAGGAGTACGCCGACCTCTACCGGCTCGACCCCGCGCTGCGACCCGACGGCGAGCGCCACGGTTCGCTGCGCTACGCCGCCCGGATCGAGGCCGGGTTGCGGGACTTCCTCAGGGCTGGCGGGTACGGCGCCTTCACCACCAACTTCGAGGACCTCGGCGGGCTGCGGCAACTGCCCGGCATCGCCGTGCAGCGGCTGATGGCCGACGGCTACGGCTTCGGCGGGGAGGGGGACTGGAAGACCG encodes:
- a CDS encoding sugar ABC transporter ATP-binding protein encodes the protein MSDRHPVLTMTAISKFFPGVRALDGVDFRMFPGEVHALMGENGAGKSTLIKVLTGVYGSDAGTVTLDGAPVSFTGPMQAAAAGVSTVYQEVNLCPNLSVAENIFIGRQPRRFGTVNWREMRRRAKALLARLDLHIDVTELLGGYSLAVQQMVAIARAVDVRARVLILDEPTSSLDADEVAQLMRIMRQLRDEGIAILFVTHFLDQVYGIADRVTVLRNGRLVGEYPIAELPQFALVEKMIGKELDTLERLDEQAGRDLAAVETGTPVVEATGLARTGSVAPFSLTIHEGEVVGMAGLLGSGRSEVARLLFGADRADRGQLAVDGRPVTIRGPVAAIDRNIAFCSENRRTEGLVGDLSVRENVILAMQAARGWLRPVPRRRQDELVRRYIDALSIRPSDPDMPVRNLSGGNQQKVLLARWLITEPRLLILDEPTRGIDIGAKAEIQRLVVQLSDDGMAVLFISAELEEVLRLSHKVAVMRDRQLVTQLANDDSLDAERVMRVIASGAEQKGRDQA
- the araA gene encoding L-arabinose isomerase; the encoded protein is MTSPAPAAEVWFLTGSQSLYGPETLRQVAAQSQQIAARLDADPAIPARVVWKPVLTSSAEILAVCRDAAAQGVVGVIAWMHTFSPAKMWIAGLDALRTPLLHLHTQANVALPWSEIDMDFMNLNQAAHGDREFGYAQTRLGVARKTVAGHVSSPRVTARIAAWTRAATGYATMRSLRLVRFGDNMRDVAVTEGDKVEAELRFGVSVNTYGVNDLVHAVDAVPDPRIDELVEEYADLYRLDPALRPDGERHGSLRYAARIEAGLRDFLRAGGYGAFTTNFEDLGGLRQLPGIAVQRLMADGYGFGGEGDWKTAVLVRTLKAMSVGTTGGTSFMEDYTYDLTPGRELVLGAHMLEVCPSIAAATPTVEIHPLSIGGREDPVRLVFDARPGPAVVLGLADLGERFRLVANEIDVVAPPQPLPKLPVARAVWRPRPDLTASAEAWLTAGAPHHTVLSQAVGIEELDDLAEMTRTELVAIDADTTPRRLAHEIRSNQSYFRLARGF
- a CDS encoding ABC transporter permease, with the protein product MTTWRTRLSGVTGHRLFWPVVVLVALLVANTAYRPSFLAVEVKDGHLYGSLIDIVRLSAPLILVALGMTLVIATGGIDLSVGSVVAVSGAVACLYISRQPDQSDLGGVLTALALACGVALLLGAWNGVLVAVIGIQPIIATLILMVAGRGLAQLITSGQIITINSGPYRMIGLGHLFTLPFAIIIALLVTLTVAVLTRRTALGMTIEAVGGNAEASRLAGIRARRVKLLAYVVSAVCAAVAGFMMTANVSSADGNSAGLWVELDAILAVVIGGTSLAGGRFHLGGTVVGALLIQTLTTSVYAMNIDPQTSLLFKAMVVIAVCLIQAPAFRARFRRRRVRGAPPSAAAAQEKEQVAA
- the yjfF gene encoding galactofuranose ABC transporter, permease protein YjfF, with product MSTTQLTTRLTRPAWLRLPRRQVPVLVSLGLLLVMYGIGVSQYRAFSNVQVIFNVFIDNGFLLVVAVGMTFVILTGGIDLSVGSVVAMTAMVSAALLRDGLPPALVLLIALLIGPTLGFVMGCVIHFFEIQPFIVTLAGMFFARGLCTWISSVSIPISDGFWTDAAQQRIRIGDNFVTVSVLITVAVVAVAAYTLAYTRLGRNVYAIGGNPQSALLMGLPVGRTRIAVYTISGLCSAIGGILLSFYTLSGAPLIAVGMELDAIAAVVIGGTLLTGGSGYVLGTMLGVLVLGVIQTLITFDGTLNSWWTKIVIGGLLFAFILLQRLIAIRKK